From the Drosophila simulans strain w501 chromosome 2L, Prin_Dsim_3.1, whole genome shotgun sequence genome, the window AGGAAAGTGCGCATCAAATCACACAGAAGTTCAGTGGCAAAGAACTGGCCACTGAGCGGGATGAATCTGTTCAGGAACTGTGCGAATCCCTCGAGGAGCTAATGACCTACGGACTTAGACAATCGGCCAGCACTTCCTCCTTCAGTGCCGCCAGCTTCATCCAGAACATGCAGGAGATGGTGTCCGGAAATGCGGGcggaggcagcaacaacaatgacgcCACCTTCTGGGAATTCTGCCAGACGCATTTGACGCCCCACGAACGTCAGAGGTATATGGAGCTCAAGCAGATCTGGACGAATGTGGGCAGAGGACGTGCCTTCATACGCGCCACACTTAACGAGAAGCGATTGCATAGCCATGTCCTCACCTGGCTGAGCGACGAGAAGCAACTGCATCGATTTTACACACCTTGGTCCCTGCTACTCAACGATGAGGCGGCCAAGAAGCTGCCAGAGATCATAGACTCCCTCAGTGATGTACTGTTCGCCCTCAATGTGGACACCACTGAGCTGAATGCACCCAGGAGATCGACGCCAAGTGTTCAAGCCGTCAAAGAGGAACCAATTATATTCACCACCAGTCCAGTGCCGGTGGTGGGACGCCAAAAAAGACCTGGCATTGCCGTGGAACGTCCCATTGAGTGCGTCAACTCCACAGAGGATTTACTGGGTGCCCTAAAGCCCATCGAGTCGGTGGAGGTCCAGCAAATTCTCTCCAAGGAATTCATCGAACAGGAATTAGCCCAGCCACAGGAAGAAGTCAACTTGGGTCCCTTCGACCCCATTGAACCCGAGCTGGAGTTTCTCAAGACGCCCTTGCCAGACATTGGCGCGCATGTTGGAGAGTCAGAGCTCTACGAAGACCGGAGCGACACCTCCTCGCAGTGGAGCAAGTCCTCCTCCTCTGCCAACTGCTTGGCTAACAGCCAACAGCAAGCGGCGCTGGAGGAGCATGTCAACCAGCTAAACGAAAGATGCGCCCTACTGGAAACCCGTGTGGCGGAGCTTAGTCTACAAAATCGCCTGCTCATCCAAAGGCTGACCAAACATTTTGAGGAGACCGGCATCGACCCCAGTTCATCGCTGTGCTCCAATTTCCTGATAACCATTCCGTACGTAAAGCTGTCAAAGTCGCAACGATCTGGTTCCCACTACACTTACGAGGTTCACATCACGATGAGGCAGCGTTTGGAGCACTGGACGTTTTTCAGACGCTACAGCGAGTTCAACAAGCTGCACAAGTCACTGCTTAAGACCCATCCGGTGGTCAGTGCCGTGGAGTTTCCACCAAAGAAGCATTTCGGCAACATGAACCTGGTCTTCGTGGAGGAACGccgccagcagctgcagatcTATCTGCTCAACCTGGTGGAGACCCTGCCGCAGGTGGAGGCCTGTAAGTCGAAGGCGGAGCTGCAAAAGGTTTTCCCCTTCTTCAGGGATAGGTAGCAATCTTTACTGAATCTAAGTTAACCAAGG encodes:
- the LOC6732157 gene encoding sorting nexin-29, with the translated sequence MPENASSSMPTEAGFRSMRSQLAGSTFGQRREDIFRRLQESAHQITQKFSGKELATERDESVQELCESLEELMTYGLRQSASTSSFSAASFIQNMQEMVSGNAGGGSNNNDATFWEFCQTHLTPHERQRYMELKQIWTNVGRGRAFIRATLNEKRLHSHVLTWLSDEKQLHRFYTPWSLLLNDEAAKKLPEIIDSLSDVLFALNVDTTELNAPRRSTPSVQAVKEEPIIFTTSPVPVVGRQKRPGIAVERPIECVNSTEDLLGALKPIESVEVQQILSKEFIEQELAQPQEEVNLGPFDPIEPELEFLKTPLPDIGAHVGESELYEDRSDTSSQWSKSSSSANCLANSQQQAALEEHVNQLNERCALLETRVAELSLQNRLLIQRLTKHFEETGIDPSSSLCSNFLITIPYVKLSKSQRSGSHYTYEVHITMRQRLEHWTFFRRYSEFNKLHKSLLKTHPVVSAVEFPPKKHFGNMNLVFVEERRQQLQIYLLNLVETLPQVEACKSKAELQKVFPFFRDR